One window of the Nitrospira sp. genome contains the following:
- a CDS encoding transcriptional repressor, whose protein sequence is MKSGQDIKPEALHRQLQEKGMKLTPQRFAIYQMLTSTETHPTADEIYQAIKPTFPMLSLNTVYYTLSSLKEAGLAWEVPVEHGPSRYDANMEYHHHLVCLACGKIDDFYDEALDRLTPSGGIVQGYEIRSHRVEFHGYCASCRSKGRSV, encoded by the coding sequence ATGAAATCGGGACAAGATATAAAACCTGAGGCGCTCCACCGACAGCTCCAGGAAAAGGGGATGAAGCTGACCCCTCAGCGATTTGCTATCTACCAGATGCTCACGAGCACGGAAACGCATCCCACAGCCGATGAAATCTACCAAGCCATCAAGCCGACCTTTCCAATGCTGTCTCTCAATACCGTGTACTACACCTTATCGTCGCTGAAAGAGGCAGGCCTCGCATGGGAGGTCCCCGTTGAGCACGGCCCTTCACGATACGATGCCAATATGGAGTACCATCATCACTTAGTCTGTCTAGCATGCGGGAAAATCGATGACTTCTACGACGAGGCGTTAGACCGACTCACGCCATCTGGCGGCATCGTGCAAGGGTATGAAATTCGCTCGCACCGCGTGGAGTTTCATGGGTACTGCGCGTCATGTCGATCCAAGGGGAGGTCAGTCTAG
- a CDS encoding molybdopterin-dependent oxidoreductase: protein MKREGINYPKFADRFAAMNFEAEPLPVLSLYPPPAPVSLRELTLEICGLDQHPRRTTWNDLAELPHVSFQSPLICQIFNWSETVEWGGIRLVDVLDHLTVDTHAEGYYALMSRDGMYFEALSRDEARDPRVLLATTLNGAPLPEEYGGPLRLVVPFLQGYKSVKWIGAIKAYRHNPVGIKRLLGQSRTGQLSAAWKKRFGIEPPAGQTGDLPPESSAAPAGQTRPDSTLASAEAGFVFAGTPAESLMSSPPDDSASCGELCEITAIVRPENRLPTYRVLEELGVLTYSVHPVLGRSRQRGLRYPCDGDRNGNRPTIRFLPKLLATIVVERPMVETVIQALIRANRSGPGHFGDGKIFVMDVADTTRINAAESGDVVIR from the coding sequence ATGAAACGAGAGGGAATCAACTATCCAAAATTCGCAGACCGGTTCGCGGCGATGAACTTCGAGGCGGAACCTCTGCCGGTGCTGTCCTTGTATCCGCCTCCAGCCCCGGTGAGTCTTCGCGAACTTACACTTGAGATCTGCGGACTGGATCAGCATCCTCGACGAACCACCTGGAACGATTTGGCGGAGCTGCCCCACGTCTCGTTCCAATCACCGCTGATCTGCCAGATTTTCAATTGGTCTGAAACCGTTGAGTGGGGCGGCATCAGGCTGGTAGACGTACTCGATCACCTCACGGTCGACACTCATGCAGAGGGGTACTATGCCCTGATGTCCCGTGACGGGATGTATTTCGAAGCCCTCTCACGAGATGAAGCGCGGGACCCACGAGTTCTGCTGGCCACCACGCTGAATGGCGCCCCGCTTCCGGAGGAGTACGGAGGGCCGCTGCGATTGGTGGTGCCGTTTCTGCAGGGCTATAAGAGCGTCAAATGGATCGGGGCCATCAAGGCCTACCGTCACAATCCTGTGGGGATCAAGCGTCTCCTCGGGCAGAGTCGAACCGGCCAGCTTAGCGCGGCATGGAAAAAGCGGTTCGGGATAGAACCGCCAGCCGGCCAGACGGGCGACCTCCCTCCGGAGTCTTCCGCTGCGCCTGCCGGTCAGACTCGGCCCGACTCCACATTAGCGAGCGCAGAAGCTGGATTCGTCTTCGCCGGCACTCCGGCCGAGTCCCTCATGTCGTCGCCGCCTGACGACAGCGCCAGCTGCGGCGAGCTCTGTGAAATCACGGCGATTGTCCGTCCGGAAAACCGCTTGCCGACTTATCGTGTACTGGAAGAACTCGGCGTGCTGACATACAGCGTGCATCCGGTATTGGGACGAAGCCGACAGCGTGGGCTCCGTTATCCGTGCGATGGAGATCGAAACGGAAACCGCCCGACGATCCGATTTCTCCCGAAACTGCTTGCCACGATCGTCGTCGAGCGGCCGATGGTCGAGACGGTGATCCAGGCCTTGATTCGGGCGAACCGCAGCGGGCCTGGTCACTTTGGAGATGGGAAGATATTCGTGATGGACGTTGCTGACACCACCCGCATCAACGCAGCCGAGTCTGGCGATGTGGTTATACGCTGA
- a CDS encoding P-II family nitrogen regulator, whose amino-acid sequence MKRVIAILRPEKENDVIAALEKENFYALTKFPVTGRGRQGGVQVGSVTYPELAKSMVMLVVEDQDYLRAVRTIKESAYTSHPGDGKIFIQDVQEVYTIRTGQRGL is encoded by the coding sequence ATGAAAAGGGTCATCGCCATTCTGAGGCCCGAGAAGGAAAACGATGTGATTGCGGCGTTGGAGAAAGAGAACTTCTACGCCTTGACCAAGTTTCCAGTGACCGGGCGCGGGCGGCAAGGTGGCGTGCAGGTTGGGTCGGTGACGTATCCTGAATTGGCCAAATCGATGGTCATGCTGGTGGTCGAGGATCAGGACTATCTCAGGGCAGTGCGGACGATCAAGGAGAGCGCCTATACCAGCCATCCGGGCGACGGCAAGATCTTCATCCAGGACGTGCAGGAAGTCTATACGATCCGAACCGGACAGCGGGGATTATGA
- a CDS encoding nitrate/nitrite transporter yields the protein MKKLIAGIRSGHPGSLLAAFLYFDVSFMVWVLLGALGVLIAEDLRLSPSQKGLMVAIPLLSGAAMRILVGVLTDRFGAKRTGLWSLSVVLIPLGWGWWGAESFPELLGIGFLLGVAGASFAVALPLASRWYPPEHQGLAMGIAGAGNSGTVIAVLAAPRVAQLDGIGWHGVFGLAMLPVLAILIAFSYLAREVPPRLPQRAATVLREAALWWFCGFYAITFGGFVGLASFLGMFFHDQYGVGAVAAGTLTGLCVFAGSLIRPVGGLLADRAGGLRLLAVIYGLIAVLFGLVGLLPSLYPVVGLLFLGMLALGMGNGVIFQLVPQRFADQIGVVTGIVGAAGGVGGFFLPSILGILKDLSGSYGTGFLVFALLALGGLLVITAHQHRWALAWAQQVDQFPEDHPNRVRMEVVFGG from the coding sequence ATGAAAAAACTGATCGCGGGCATCCGAAGCGGGCACCCCGGCTCTCTCTTGGCCGCTTTCCTCTACTTCGATGTGAGCTTCATGGTTTGGGTGTTGCTTGGTGCGTTGGGCGTGCTGATCGCCGAGGATTTGAGATTGTCCCCATCCCAGAAGGGTCTGATGGTGGCCATCCCGCTCCTCAGCGGAGCGGCGATGCGGATCCTCGTGGGAGTCCTGACGGATCGGTTCGGCGCGAAACGCACCGGTCTATGGAGTCTGTCGGTGGTACTTATTCCGTTGGGGTGGGGCTGGTGGGGCGCGGAGAGCTTTCCCGAACTGTTGGGGATTGGCTTCCTTCTGGGAGTCGCAGGGGCGAGCTTTGCCGTCGCGCTTCCGCTGGCCAGTCGGTGGTATCCGCCTGAACATCAGGGGCTCGCCATGGGCATCGCCGGAGCCGGTAACAGCGGGACGGTCATTGCCGTCTTGGCGGCGCCGCGCGTGGCTCAGCTCGACGGCATCGGTTGGCATGGCGTATTCGGGCTCGCCATGCTTCCGGTGTTGGCGATCCTCATCGCCTTTTCGTACCTGGCTCGAGAAGTGCCTCCGCGCTTGCCTCAGCGGGCAGCCACGGTTCTCCGGGAAGCTGCCCTGTGGTGGTTTTGCGGTTTCTACGCCATCACGTTCGGTGGGTTCGTCGGTCTGGCAAGTTTTCTCGGTATGTTCTTTCACGATCAATATGGTGTCGGCGCCGTCGCCGCCGGGACATTGACCGGGCTCTGCGTCTTCGCCGGAAGTCTGATCAGGCCAGTCGGAGGGCTCCTCGCCGATCGAGCAGGCGGGCTGAGACTCTTGGCGGTCATTTACGGACTCATCGCCGTATTATTCGGATTGGTCGGCCTCTTGCCATCGCTGTATCCGGTCGTGGGGCTCTTGTTTCTCGGGATGCTGGCGTTGGGGATGGGAAACGGCGTGATTTTTCAGTTGGTACCGCAGCGGTTCGCCGACCAGATCGGCGTCGTCACCGGAATCGTCGGGGCGGCGGGTGGAGTCGGAGGGTTCTTTCTTCCCTCGATCCTCGGCATTCTGAAAGATCTCAGCGGTTCCTACGGCACTGGATTTCTCGTGTTTGCGCTTCTTGCGCTTGGAGGCCTCCTCGTTATCACGGCGCACCAACACCGGTGGGCGTTGGCGTGGGCGCAGCAGGTGGACCAGTTCCCCGAAGACCACCCGAATCGGGTCCGCATGGAAGTGGTCTTCGGAGGCTGA
- a CDS encoding response regulator, giving the protein MPKAVSGLRVLVVDDDADMRMALADALIDAGYAVCTAGDGLQALEQLAKRRFDVIVTDYQMPRMNGAELLAASRKRFPITPVIIVSGAGPALEQVARERGAFAFLRKPCTPQTVVDMVRLAMQLEKDRVNHPVPSDSRSSCERT; this is encoded by the coding sequence ATGCCTAAAGCGGTGAGTGGGTTGCGCGTTTTGGTAGTCGATGACGACGCAGACATGCGAATGGCTCTCGCCGACGCCCTGATCGACGCCGGTTATGCCGTCTGCACAGCAGGCGACGGATTGCAAGCTCTCGAGCAACTCGCAAAGCGGCGCTTCGATGTGATCGTCACCGACTATCAGATGCCGAGGATGAACGGGGCCGAGCTCCTGGCGGCGAGCAGGAAACGGTTCCCCATCACTCCGGTAATCATCGTCTCCGGAGCAGGTCCGGCGCTGGAGCAGGTCGCCCGTGAGCGCGGCGCGTTCGCCTTCCTCCGGAAACCGTGTACCCCACAGACGGTGGTGGACATGGTGCGGCTCGCGATGCAGTTGGAGAAGGATCGTGTCAACCACCCGGTCCCATCCGATTCCCGATCGAGCTGTGAACGCACATGA
- a CDS encoding ferredoxin--nitrite reductase: MNKIERIKQERDGLDVREMIAHYAETGWEAISEDNIQRLKWYGLFLRNPTPGFFMIRVRIPGGRTASYQMRALAEIASTFGNGLLDLTTRQQLQLRHIRINDVPAVFTKMKDVGLTSLQTGMDTVRNIMTCPVAGLSPDEILDATTVVTSLTQDILENRAYSNLPRKFNIAITGCPDNCLHLETQDLALVPAYQERDQDKVWGFNVLAGGKLGSGGYRIADPLDIFVTPDEVLDVCRTVIQLYRDFGPRESRNATRLAFLLDDWGEPRFRREIEGRLGRSLKAAGVDARRTAKTDHVGIYRQKQGGFNYVGLKLTVGRITADDLRNIAALAERYGTGEMRLAPSQALIIPNVADRKVGALAEEPLIAQFAYNPSPLYKGLVSCVGNDYCNLAVIETKRRAIDTARALEAAVGDRIKPISMHWSGCPAGCGNHLVADVGLLGKKAKIDGQVVDAVDLYVGGCSGPHPKLAVKIMEDVPCDQLPRVLEGLVLYHTREKMHRARGSEPRKSANESNARLRS, translated from the coding sequence ATGAACAAGATTGAGCGGATCAAACAGGAGCGCGACGGTCTCGATGTCAGAGAGATGATCGCGCACTACGCCGAGACCGGATGGGAGGCCATCTCGGAAGACAATATCCAGCGGCTCAAGTGGTATGGCCTCTTTCTGCGCAATCCGACACCCGGCTTTTTCATGATTCGGGTCAGGATTCCTGGCGGCAGAACCGCCTCGTATCAGATGCGCGCACTGGCCGAGATTGCCTCCACGTTCGGGAACGGCTTGCTGGACCTGACGACTCGCCAACAACTGCAGCTCCGCCACATCCGGATCAACGACGTTCCGGCCGTCTTTACAAAAATGAAGGACGTCGGACTGACATCGTTGCAAACCGGCATGGATACGGTCCGTAACATCATGACCTGTCCGGTGGCTGGGCTGAGCCCTGACGAAATCCTGGATGCCACAACTGTCGTGACAAGCCTTACGCAGGACATCCTGGAGAACCGCGCGTACTCGAACCTCCCCAGAAAATTCAACATCGCCATCACGGGGTGTCCGGATAATTGCCTTCACTTGGAGACACAGGATTTGGCGCTTGTTCCGGCCTATCAGGAGCGCGATCAGGATAAAGTCTGGGGCTTCAATGTCCTCGCCGGAGGCAAGCTGGGCTCGGGAGGCTACCGAATCGCCGACCCCCTCGATATCTTCGTGACGCCGGACGAGGTTCTGGACGTCTGTCGCACAGTCATCCAACTGTATCGCGATTTCGGACCACGCGAGAGCCGGAACGCGACGCGGCTGGCCTTCCTTTTGGATGACTGGGGCGAACCTCGCTTTCGCCGGGAGATTGAAGGCCGCCTCGGGCGATCGCTGAAGGCCGCGGGCGTCGACGCCCGCCGAACCGCCAAGACAGATCACGTGGGGATCTACCGACAAAAGCAAGGTGGCTTCAACTATGTAGGGCTCAAGCTGACCGTCGGTCGGATTACCGCGGACGATCTTCGGAACATCGCTGCGCTCGCCGAGCGGTACGGCACAGGGGAGATGCGGCTCGCTCCTTCACAGGCGCTCATCATTCCCAATGTGGCCGATCGGAAAGTGGGAGCCCTCGCGGAAGAGCCGCTGATCGCGCAATTTGCCTACAATCCGTCACCCCTCTACAAGGGACTCGTCAGTTGTGTCGGCAATGATTATTGCAACTTGGCTGTGATCGAAACGAAGCGTCGGGCGATTGACACAGCGCGGGCGTTGGAAGCCGCCGTGGGGGATCGGATCAAGCCGATCTCGATGCACTGGTCCGGCTGCCCGGCCGGCTGCGGCAATCACCTGGTCGCCGACGTGGGACTGCTCGGAAAGAAGGCGAAGATCGACGGACAAGTCGTGGATGCGGTGGATCTCTATGTGGGCGGCTGCTCCGGGCCTCACCCCAAACTGGCCGTCAAGATCATGGAAGACGTCCCTTGCGATCAACTTCCTCGCGTCTTGGAAGGACTTGTCCTCTATCACACTCGAGAGAAGATGCATCGGGCGAGGGGAAGCGAGCCGAGGAAATCCGCCAACGAGTCCAACGCCAGGCTTCGGTCATAG
- the ccsB gene encoding c-type cytochrome biogenesis protein CcsB, which produces MMRSLFLFDMTFWLYLASFALYVAYVLIRRPTSQFAAAGPSFESGIADVGWAGQIGQVATVVTAIGWLVNTLALVARAQERLQLSGTFAPWSNQFEAMAYVSWAIILGYMLLEFAYQLKAIGAFVVGIGFIAMGAASLLPYRYQTAEPLVPALNSYWIYIHVSVTLSSYAAFAAAGGLGVMYLVRERAERRGAQSRIVAILPDLETIDELGYKAITVGFPLLAFGIILGAMWANYAWGGYWSWDPKETWSLIVWLIYGAYIHARMNRGWEGRRAALYAIFGVLMVVFCFWGVNFLLSGLHAYA; this is translated from the coding sequence ATGATGCGATCTTTATTTCTGTTCGATATGACCTTTTGGCTGTATCTGGCCTCTTTTGCCCTCTACGTGGCCTATGTCCTCATCAGACGCCCCACGAGCCAATTCGCCGCTGCCGGACCGTCGTTCGAATCGGGTATTGCCGATGTTGGATGGGCGGGTCAGATCGGCCAGGTCGCCACAGTCGTGACGGCTATCGGATGGCTGGTGAATACGCTGGCCCTTGTGGCCCGGGCGCAGGAACGACTGCAACTCTCCGGCACCTTCGCGCCCTGGTCCAATCAATTTGAAGCGATGGCCTATGTGTCATGGGCCATCATTCTTGGCTACATGCTCCTTGAATTCGCGTATCAGCTTAAAGCGATCGGCGCGTTTGTCGTCGGCATCGGATTTATCGCCATGGGCGCCGCTTCATTGTTGCCATATCGGTATCAGACGGCTGAACCGCTGGTGCCGGCGCTGAACAGTTACTGGATCTACATCCATGTGTCTGTCACGCTCAGCAGCTACGCCGCTTTTGCCGCGGCCGGTGGTCTTGGTGTGATGTATTTGGTGCGGGAGCGGGCGGAGCGGCGAGGAGCTCAATCCAGAATTGTCGCGATCTTGCCAGATTTGGAGACGATTGATGAGCTCGGCTACAAGGCGATTACGGTAGGATTTCCTCTCTTGGCTTTCGGAATCATTCTCGGCGCTATGTGGGCCAATTATGCCTGGGGCGGTTATTGGAGCTGGGACCCCAAGGAAACCTGGTCGCTCATTGTCTGGCTGATTTACGGGGCATACATTCATGCCAGAATGAATCGGGGCTGGGAGGGGAGAAGAGCCGCGCTCTATGCAATTTTCGGGGTGTTGATGGTGGTGTTTTGTTTTTGGGGCGTAAATTTTCTGTTGTCTGGTCTCCATGCGTATGCGTGA
- a CDS encoding metallophosphoesterase, producing MKKQHEEDLVGDGLSRRDFMKMSAFTGLAASLGGLVSLDFLSPSTVQAQSVGAGMGKPFTFAVMADHHTMGPKNNYMKMRVERCVQEINNLSVKPDFIMSLGDVVHDGSDEQMKYFDELIAPLKAPVKYITGEHDWYLDMGESYGKHYGKTTYSWNHNGVHFVALNTVVLRDFWTARGLSAQERMDIAGTLNHPLPGPFHVGEKQLLWLRDDLKSVKKNTPIIIFSHSPLYYYYKPWNFWTEDAGEVHLLLDGYEHVQVIHGHVHHIVKNQIGNIKFASSLSTGWPHPYPSSGLPAGSPKMPRANPGNVFGGLGWDTMGVDDQGEVGIKYEEWSRTKA from the coding sequence ATGAAGAAACAACATGAAGAAGACCTTGTGGGAGACGGACTCTCTCGCCGGGATTTTATGAAGATGTCTGCGTTTACCGGCCTTGCGGCATCGCTTGGCGGGCTCGTGTCGTTGGATTTCCTGTCTCCTTCCACTGTGCAGGCTCAAAGCGTGGGAGCGGGAATGGGGAAGCCATTCACCTTTGCGGTGATGGCGGATCACCATACGATGGGGCCGAAAAATAACTACATGAAGATGCGGGTTGAGCGGTGCGTGCAAGAGATCAATAATTTAAGCGTTAAGCCCGATTTCATCATGTCACTTGGAGATGTGGTGCATGATGGTTCGGATGAACAAATGAAGTACTTCGATGAGCTGATTGCCCCGCTGAAGGCGCCGGTGAAGTACATCACGGGAGAGCACGATTGGTACCTCGATATGGGGGAATCCTACGGGAAACATTATGGCAAGACGACCTACTCGTGGAATCACAACGGCGTGCATTTCGTGGCGTTGAACACCGTCGTGCTTCGGGACTTCTGGACAGCCAGAGGGCTGTCGGCCCAAGAGCGCATGGATATTGCCGGTACGTTGAATCACCCGTTGCCTGGTCCTTTTCATGTGGGGGAAAAGCAATTGCTTTGGTTGCGCGACGATCTTAAGAGCGTCAAGAAAAACACGCCCATTATCATCTTCTCGCATTCTCCCTTGTACTACTACTACAAGCCCTGGAACTTCTGGACTGAAGACGCCGGTGAAGTCCACCTGTTGTTGGATGGGTACGAACACGTCCAGGTGATTCACGGGCATGTGCATCACATCGTGAAGAACCAGATTGGCAACATCAAATTCGCCAGCAGCCTCTCGACGGGCTGGCCGCATCCCTATCCATCGAGCGGATTGCCGGCGGGTTCACCGAAGATGCCGCGTGCCAATCCAGGCAATGTCTTCGGGGGCCTGGGCTGGGACACGATGGGCGTCGACGACCAAGGCGAAGTAGGCATTAAGTATGAAGAGTGGTCACGGACGAAGGCCTGA
- a CDS encoding zf-HC2 domain-containing protein yields the protein MQRFLHSYLDGELFTRDAVEIQSHLDNCSACTALYRNEKLFLDLLRKSIPRSHAPIGLEAKVKQALDTVCRREKPRAWFRRIAVPASAVAVLAGVVVVAMQLFVGNPVVPDIVGAAVATHERYASKSLQLNIHSHEPAEVSRWLQEQAGFTVSLTQAPVKNLNLLGGRLVEVNGQKAVFVAYDVGGHPLSLVITAAQGVKLFGGQEMVDKDVRFYQSSYHGLQTLSWSLEGMAYVFVSDAQELNKQACLICHTSSRDLKSSGGHSAVRSM from the coding sequence ATGCAGCGATTTCTTCACTCGTATCTGGACGGAGAGTTGTTCACACGAGATGCGGTGGAGATTCAGTCTCATCTGGATAACTGTTCCGCCTGTACGGCGTTGTATCGGAACGAAAAGCTGTTTCTTGATTTGCTGAGAAAATCGATCCCGCGCTCGCATGCGCCGATCGGGCTCGAGGCAAAAGTGAAGCAGGCTTTAGACACGGTCTGTCGGCGGGAAAAACCGCGAGCATGGTTCAGGCGGATCGCTGTTCCGGCGTCAGCGGTTGCCGTGCTGGCTGGCGTAGTCGTTGTAGCGATGCAGCTGTTTGTTGGCAACCCAGTTGTGCCGGATATTGTTGGCGCGGCTGTGGCAACGCATGAGCGCTATGCATCTAAAAGTCTTCAATTGAACATCCACAGCCATGAGCCAGCTGAAGTATCTCGCTGGCTTCAAGAACAAGCTGGATTTACAGTGTCACTCACTCAGGCCCCGGTGAAGAATCTGAATCTCTTGGGAGGAAGATTGGTTGAAGTGAATGGCCAAAAAGCCGTATTTGTCGCGTATGACGTGGGAGGGCATCCCCTCTCTCTGGTCATCACGGCTGCGCAGGGCGTAAAGCTTTTTGGCGGTCAGGAAATGGTGGACAAAGACGTTCGCTTCTACCAGTCCTCTTACCATGGACTCCAGACGCTGAGTTGGTCGCTCGAAGGAATGGCCTACGTCTTTGTGTCCGATGCCCAGGAGTTGAACAAGCAAGCTTGCCTAATTTGCCATACCAGCAGTAGGGATTTGAAGTCTTCTGGCGGCCACTCTGCCGTGCGGTCCATGTAG